The following is a genomic window from Xenopus laevis strain J_2021 chromosome 2L, Xenopus_laevis_v10.1, whole genome shotgun sequence.
ATCAAAACATGAGTGATAAATATAAATCAGATAAGAAAGTTGGATTGTGGGAACATTTAGGGTGGTCTTGTTACTGGGTAGTTGTGATTGCAGGGGAAGGGATACCTCCACAACAGAATATTTACTTTCAGTTTGTAAACTCATGCAgatcaatgtatttttaaaatgtagactGGGTTTAAGTGTGTTTGTTGTaaacaaatcaatttaaaaatgagaagagaaaaaaaattgtgtgtaacTAACCACAGGTATTTGTTAACATTAAAGAGTTACATTAAAGAATTACATTGTGTGGATATcacatatatttgtgtatatcaGTGAGAGAGTACTTTAGtgggtcattaaaggagaaggaaagctagtaaagcagtttattgacaatagatgagccacaatagtgcaagctataacactatttaatctgtagaatgctttatcatacccgagtaaacagctctagaagctctctctgtttgtttaggatagcagctgccatattttcttggtgtgacatcacttcctgcctgagttttcctgctcactcatagctctgggctcagattacagcagggagggagagagtagcaaactgagcatgctcaagccctgccctggaggtttaaggtgaaaacaggaagtctgatacagaagtccatgtgtacacaatagaaggaaagaaatatggtatttcttttgacagaggactcggagcaacattactttgagggtttactggtaaaaATTTTCTGATAAaaattacttaattttagcctttccttctcctttaaaggcatactgGAAAATTATTGTTGCAACAGAAATGTACTTTTTATGTGCCATCTAGCAAGTGCCAGCAAAAATATCATGATTTGCTCATTTACTGATGTGTAGGCAGAAGTGCACTTTTGTGTTCTTTACAGTAATACAGAGTGTCATACAGTAAACACTTGCACATAGTCTTAATGCAGTGCAAAATGCTCTCTGCACCTTGTgcttgattaaaaaatatatttgaaaagaaTAGGGTGAAGAACAAAAAACAGTATCAGTGATTTAACTTCAGGTGGTGAGAGAACTGAATAATTTGAAATTTTTGGCCTTGTAAGCATATTTAATACTAGCCAATACATTGTATATGTTTAATTCAGCGACAGGAGCATGCACttgttttgtgtttatattttgaATCTGAATTGATGTGGTTCTACTATTTCAGACATGTTGGCAATTTTATTTCCATGTCATGTGGATAATAATTACAACATTACTCTTTAATACCACTGCTTTTAACCTTATGGGTATATCATATTTGTAAGACTAAGCTCTTATCTAATGCATGTCAGTATACAAAATTTGCTTTACAATTCGATTTTTGCTAGTTTCAATTGAATGGTAATGGTATATCAGAAGATCTGACAAGTGAAGACGATATGGATGCAAAGAATGAAATGTCTTCCCTGCAAAGAAGTACAGAAGAGGCATCAGGTGATAATGGATGCACTCTAACCAAGAGGAATTTGCACTCAGTTGCTAAAAAGAGCACTCAGGTTAGCATCCTACTccttttacatacagtagttccAATATTTTTAGATTGAAAATGACTGTTTTTAAATCTATGGTCTTTGTAAtgatatataattaaaaatcattaattaaaacatttcctGAAAGCCATTAGCTGACTGCCCCTTCTGCTTCTTGACACATGTTTTGGCAAGTATGTCCAGGTAACTAAGCTGCACCTGTCATAAATCCAGACATTCAAgtatatgaaaaaaatagagGCTGAGAAAAGAAGAAATAGTAAAATTTTGTGAGGATAGGATGATGAGAatgaaataacaacaacaacacaaataataaatataagcaAGCATATGAAATAAATGACTACTAAAGGGAATAACACATTTGGAAACACTCTGTTAAAATACACATCAATCATTTTTCCTTTAGGAAAAGTTCAAAAAGGAAAGGCAGCCTTCCTGGGAGTCAGATAGTTCTGttgagacagaagaagaagaatcggTCTTCAGCCAGGTataattttacattgtagagAAATACCACCTATGGCCTGCGACTATGTTACAACATAgatacaaaaatatgtttttttggacaatCCTGGGAATTTCCTGAAGGAATAgcaacaataaaatgtaaaacagtGTCAGTATTCAGAATGTTACCGTATTAGGGCGTATTAAAAGGGatgtttgttacatttttgataaatgctattttaaataatacagggaagcattaaaggggaactccggcttccaaaccacatttgataaaaaggcccacataacacagaaacccctaatataccaatcacagttacctgttcctttaaaaagtatgaataaatgtcattttctatggtgaaatccagctgtttaacagttcttctctttctgcatcatatgaaatcctggcagggaaggagggactaaaacactgatattacaaattgtaacaacttctccacagcttacagacagcatgcaggaactacagaacccacaatgcattgcactgtgatgttccattccttactgaaatcacatgtgcagggaattgtaggatttggaggatgcaggctggggacagatggctgttgatacaaagttacAATAGTCAgcaagctcagcaaagtagtcagaaagatcagcaggagagcagggggttaggcttaggtaactgtcagaaaccattaaaaatcatgaaaaatctgcatattttttaattgatgtatattgcaaagttgcttgttAGCTCTAGTTATGTTTTTAtggtgttcccctttaagaaccttTCATAGGACTTCGTAGAGCTTTCAGCTGTCACTCAGAAAAAGAGGAAGCATGGTGCTATGGTTTGCCTTTTCAAAgggggtagttcccctttaagttaacatttggtatgttatagaatgtcctattcttgtTAAGGATCACTGACTCATAcatccaaaaactattgctctgagaACATTTTACtcatgttgttatttttttattacttttacaaGCATGAAATAACCTATAAAGACAAGTCTCTCTAAAGGAGATCTGTTCAGATTCTCTTATTAGGACACCTTTAAAAATTCAGTAGTACTACTGGTCCCCAAGGCCACCCATTTAAGGACCATATGTTTGCTTCCATTCCTTTATCAACCATTTCCACTTACCAGTCATTATCTCTCTTCCAACCTCTCTCATTGAACTTCTCATTATTTCCTACCTCAGTAAAAGTTAAAAGGACCTAAAAAATACTTATATTGTTCCAAGATATAACTGTTTAAATCAGTTATCATAGCTACTTGCTGATATTCTtacttttgtttccattttattttggagaaaatGCTAGTAacccataaaggggtggttcaccttcaagttaacttttagtattttagagaacggctaattcaaagcaactttttagctggtcttcattttttttaatagtatataatttttttgacaAACCCccctttcaaatggggtcactgactccatttaaacaacaaatgctactgaaggctacaaatatattgttattgctactttttattaatcatctttctatttgggcccctatcccattcatattccagtcttttatttaaattaatgcatggtttctagggtaatttcaaccagattgctgaaattgcaaactggggaactgctgaataaaaagttaattgactcaaaagccacaaataataaaaaattaagaccaattgcaaatgtctacataatactaaaagtaaatttaaaggtgaacaactgctttaaacCACCTTCTACAAGCATCTGGGagatttttaaaccagaaaaataAATGGTAGAACACTAAATCCTACATCCTTATTCCATGTAGGGCATTGTATGACAGCATACACCCCTATATCAGATACAGAAAAACAAACTTAATTAGTTAACAAATGCATCTTAAGAGACATTAAATGATTAAGTTATGTTATATGTGCTTTACTATTCTCAGGGTTGTTGGCCAGTTCACATGTGTTTTACTATAATCAGGGTTGGATTTTcttatatttgttgtttttgcataataaacTACCTTTAGTCTCTTTGCCTTCTTTTTGGGGAGGCCTCCAGATCTGGAAAAAGCGGCAGCTCTCATAGTTACAGCATTTCCCATCGGGATTCAGAGAGCACTCGGCAAGGCTCAGAGACTGAGGATATGATTATGGATGACCTCCTGCATGGCCCCCAGTGCCTATCATCATATGAAAGTGACAGCGATGACATTCTCTCGCAGAGCTGCAATGGAGGGAATAGGAAGGCATCAACAAAAGATGTTTTCCAACTGGTATGGAGAGAAGAACACTAAGCATGTAAAGTAAACCATCTAGCTAATGATTATTAATCATTTCATCATGTAATAATTAGTCATCATTAATTagcaaatattcaagttttcaagggtacAAAACAcaagtcaaaactcaaattttcagagtAAAAGAAACTAGAAaaagtttttcgagatttattgtaccccaaagCTGAAATTGCtttaatccgaaaatacaccatctaaaacctgtcaaggtcacgtaaaagtcaatggcagaagtccctcgAACCCTTTGAAAGTgtttatagccttcatgatgttcaaggttttttcagtGGGGTTcgctcgaaaacttgatcaatttttttttcgctgAAAACTCAATCGTTTAAGTTTTGCagtttttcaccccgactacactgattCCAGTTTAGAACATTcaggtttttcttaaattataaaccattcgagttgtgagttcataaataaccccctttgtgtcttTAAAAACAAGCACAAACAAGCTGAACAAATCCCCCTTTAAAATCACTGCTGTTTTGCAAGAATTTAGCAAATTTACTAATaactgaatatgaaaaaaaaaccagtttaaATGAATacctaaaatttttcgagtttattGGCTTAAAAACTCGAAAACCAATTGTGaagacaaaaaacatcttcaaaaggtTAAAGAGACCTTTGCCGTTgtcttttacatgaattcgacaggttttagctggagtattttcggatttcaATTTTTTGCTGCTTAGAGGGCATAATAGATCtcaaaaaattagaggttttatttctctaaaaattcttgaatatttagagaaaacaaagcttggcctttaataaattaagttatccctattaaaggaaaactctgCTTTAGTGGGATTTTAATGAACCTAAGCTGTATAAAGAGCAAGAATTTACCCATTCTAATGGTAAACACGATTAAAGGACACCTATCATTGTTTTCCCCACCTTAACAGAGCAGACACTTCAGTTGGGGAGAAACAATAGTATTTCCCCAAAAAAGCCCTCTCCTGAGTATTATGCTCCCCCACCAGGAGGGCACTCATGGTACAGATCACTATGTTGGGGAATGCACATAATGAGCGTGTGCCTcaactcattatgcacatgtgtgtgatgTGGGATTAATGGACACATCAATCATTATGCAACTATGCTGCCGACCTGCTGTAATTACTTGTATGCCATGCAGCATCTGTGTTTTTAACATTCAACAGTTTGGATTGTGCTGAACCCTGTCCTTTTCTaatcaaacacttaggggcatatttatcaagggtcgaatttctaattgaaaaaactttagtcaaagttttatttttgtcGAATAGCTCAGTTTACGATCGAATAGATCCATATTCAGCTGAATTGGAATCCTTTGAATCagaggaatagcgcattcgatcgtatttgattcaatgtttttcccaaaaaaaatttgatttttcaaagtccatcaattgacttggttctaggaggtcccccataggctaaaacagcaattcggcaggttttaaatggcgaatggttgaagtcgaatatttaaagagacagtacatgataaatttcgatattcgataaTTTCGAAgtccaaaattcaaaataatttggactattccctagtcgaagtacacaaaaaatagctcaaaatccgaatttttttcattcaaatattcacctcgacctttgataaatctgcccattacaaAATGTAGGGCTGATAGTAATTAGTTCTAGTGCATGACTAGTCTGAAAACCCTAGAGATTACAGTGGAGTTTTTTTGCAAATAGGTACAGTTGTAAGCATTtcttgaatatattttatttgctttgcagAACCAATTATTTTGGCTTCAGGACACTAGTCCAACATCACAAAAAGTGAGTGCCTTAATATGGGAAAGGGAAGAGTTTAAGAAGATCGATATGTCTGTGTTGGATATCAGTGGCATCATCATGAAACAAGTAAGCTGATGCGAGAAGACTCACTTCATACATGCTTATCAGATACCTAAATAACTACTTTTACAGATGTCTGAAAACACAAAGATATGGTTGCTTCACATTGCTGGCAACAAGTAAAACTCCTGGTGTGGTGTTAAACTAAACCTAGATCTGTACAGATCTTGTAATATGatttcaaagtcgaattttttcgTAGTTTTTCAtaggttagatttttttttttttggtctgcaAATGATTGACTAAGTTGGTCAATAATTGATTAGTATGGTCATTTTAAAGAATATATCACAGTACCCTCTACATGGTAAATATTAAAGATATTGGCACACAGAGTTTTCCAGCAACTATCACCTCATGCAGATCGTGTAAGACACGTTGATAAAGCATTTTTAGAATGCTAAAAAATAGAGCACTAACAATGCAGATACATATTTCCGGATATgttccccatagcaaccaatcagatctttgcttttgttttctaatatgTAGGGAACTgtgtaaatctaattgctgatggttgctatggttgCCATGAGCTAGAGATCtctggagatatttatctccaatgttagtaaacatgccccttaaatGCAGATCCATTGTCCTGAAATCTGATAAGATCTTTGAAgcaatttatataaattttacaaattttatcaATTCAACTCTGTCATAATACTATATATGACACAAGTGGTAAATCTACCTTCATAAACATTCATATGGCATTGACCAAGCTTGAAAGGTCAACTAACATGTAACTCTATTAGTCTCTGTTAGTATTTCTATATATAACAATACTGCAACAAACAGTTTCATACTAGGTAGTATTAATTCTTGCCTCACAACCTCAGAACAGTAGTTTAATAAAACAGGTGAGTACTGCAccaagtatgtaaaaaaaaaaaaacgctctcAGTGGTGCAATTCCACTTTTACATTCCTATAAAGAAAAACCTTACCTTGATCTGAAAGAGAAGTTCCCATTGGGGTTGCTTACTTCAAGCTGGAGGACCTAAATGAGGAATGTAGGTTTCATCAGCAAGTCACATTAGTAATGGCATATACATTAGGGCTCAATTacctagtgcaggggtccccaaccttttccacccgtgagcaaaattcagatgtaaaaagagttggggagcaacacaagcatcaaaaatgttcctgggtggtgccaaataagggttgtgattgactattggtagccccaatgtggattggtagcctacaggaggctctgtttgccaggacatctggtttttatgcaaccaaaacttgcctggaattcaaaaataagctccttctttgaggccactgggagcaacatccaaggggttggggagcaacatgttgcttacgagctactggttggggatcactgacctagtgGAAGGCCATGTACAAGGCCAAGTGCAAGAGGGTTTTTGGGTCTTAAGTTTGTCCTCTGGAGTCTCCTATCATCTTGCCAGGCTACTCACCACCCAATCAGATCACTTTTGATCTGATTGGGTTATGTGAAAAACAAAGTACTCCATCTTTCAAAGGTAGTAACAATAGATTAACATTAGATAAAAAGTattcataaaaatgtcagattttactTTTCTTGAGTTGACTATTTTCTGTTGAAGACAGAGTATATACACTCTTAACATTTCGATCCATAAAGactgtaaatatttaaaggacaaatcaaccctataataaaaaattgcctactaaaaatacattattctaaGCTACTTTCAATGATTAGTTCCgtagcaaagacaggtctgttaatcagctggcttgccttgcattgtttcaacagtctgagccatcagagcagagaatagaaagaggtagactgctttcaatagcatgaCATATTTTTTAGGTTGACATACTCtatataaagtgttttaaagtgttttCTTCTGTATGTATTTGTAGGTGAGTTTCTATAAACATGGTTTGGGCTATCAAATGCTGGGAAACCTTGTCACATTGTGTTTGGCTGTTTTTCCATTCCTGTTCCATCTTTTCCATTGTCGGGATGTTGAGCAAATCATTTCAGTGTCAAGAGAAGAGCTCCTCACAATTTTTTGTGGAGGACCTCCAACGCCTATTGTCTTAGCACTCTCGCTCATTAACCTTGTGTTGCGTGCATGTCTGACTtggatcttcttcttcttcatgtgTGTGGCTGAAAGAACATACAAACAGGTAAGTTGGGAACAAGGATTTTGCAGTCACTGAACAAACACTGAACCTGGACAAATATAGATTTGTTTTATTACAAGCTACAGAAACAGAAAATGATAGCAAATAACAGTGTTTTTAAGCTTGTCATCCCAGTTATTGTCTGCAATCTGAAAAATCAAGTGTGGGCTCTTTCCTCCAATGTAGTTAAAATAAATCACTGATAATAAAGGAGCTAGCAATGGATAATAGACTTAGGCCATGTCGGCAATGggatatataatattaaaaactTTGGAACCTTGGGTGTTCAGGTTAAGGAGTTATTTTAGTAAACATTATACACTTTTCCCTTCAATGTTTCAGCATGGCGCAAGCAACAGCACATTGACTAGCACTGTACTTTTTTACCATTAAATTAAAATGACCCAGAAACATTGATTCTATGTTGTCCCCAGGCTGTTAATCCACTTGCCAATAATGTTGTATGTATGTTGTTGGCAGGGTAATGGTTAAAACCCCACCCATTTTCCataaatttattttacaatttgctgTCTTTTTACCAAGAAAaagcaaaacagtcaaaaatgaaGAGTTGTTTAAACTATATATGGATAATATGtctctagataatagatcccataccatgATTACACAGACTGGTAGAAGATGGTCCATTCTGTTCTGAATGCCAGTTGGCAGCAGCCAGGACCAGCAAGAAATATTATATCTATTACTGGTAAGACCCCATCTGGAAAGATTTATACAATGTGCAAAAAGTACTGAAGTCAGAAAAGGACAACTAAGTTAATTATAGTTATGGAGAATCTCAGTTATAAAGAAAGGGCCAGTTATAAAGAAAGGCTGACTAAGATGGGATTCCCACTGGAGAAGAGAAAATTAAGAGTTAATGTGAAACCCATTCGGGGGATTGGGGTTTTAAAATGATCTGTCTAGTCAAAGAAAGTATCACTGTGCAAAGGTGTTGCTGCttcagacagggtcggactggcctgccgggggagcgggtaaaaacccggtgggccccagcctttgTGGGCACCTAGGTCCtctagtaatattggtgtgattCTGCAACACAATTAGGTGGTCCAGCGGTGGGCCCACTGCTCCTGCACCACTTGATAAGTGCAGCAAGTTGCATGTCAGCCAGCAGGTCCAATAGGCTAGACTGCACTTACTGAGAGAGGCAATGGACCAGGGTGGACCTGGAATGAGACGCTTCATCTCTTACTGACACTGGCGGCTGGGCTTGGAGTCTGCGCGTAACCTGTCGTCCCCATCGCATGTGCACCATTAACAGTGCGGCTGAGCGTCTCTGTGGAAATCACGCTGCCAGCAGGAAACACTGTACGCAAGTTGGGGCAGTCTACTTGACTACTGGTATCCCTCCCTCTTTGAGACATATTCAGATCTAAAATTAAGGATCGCCAAAGCACCGTGCTTGAAGTCTCTTTTCTAGACAAACATAAACTGTCTGCCCAACTCAGTGACTGgggttgggggcccctgaggtggaagccccggtgggccctggacactgGCTTCAGACACAAAGATTATTGCCTAGACAAGAAATTGCCATCATAGGAAATAGGCTTGTCAAATCGTAATATGGATGCTACTGCTTCAGGTTTAATGATTTTACAATTGTTGAACATTTGTATAGAAGATATGGTTTTACAAATAAGGGATCATGCTGTAGGAAAAACTATTAATTTTTGCCCAGCCATTACTTTTATCATGGGATACTCTTCAATTGTTTATTTTTCCTAGCAGAGACACCTTATctgcagtcatatgaaaaagttcgGGAGTTTTGTTCATTGGCTGacctttcaaagtagcaactttcttttaatatataacatgccttatggaaattagtatttcagcagtgacataaagtttattggattaacagaaaatatgcaatgtgcatcataacaaaattagacagttgcatcatttttgaccattcgaccatacAAAATCTAtccaatgatattcaagtcggggggactgtgacagctattccagaatattgtatttcttcctctgcataaatacctttgtagattccaaagtgtgtttagggtcattgtcttgttggaatatccaaccccagcataacttcaactttttgactgatgcttgaatattatcctgaagatttgttgatactgggttgaattcatccaaccttCGACTTTAAAaagagccccagtccctgaactagccgcaCAACCCCACAGCATGATGAAACCTCTGCCAAATttaacagtaggtagcaggtgtttttcttggaatgcagtgttcttcttccgccatgcaaatcgatttttattataaccaaataactacatttttgtttcatcagtccaaagcactttgttccaaaattactgtggcttgtctaaatgagcttttgcatacaacaagcgactctgtcttctttctcatcaccctgccatatagatgttctttgtgcaaattgtgctgaattgtagaacgatgtacagatacactgtctacagcaagatgttcttataggtctttggaggtgatctttgggttgtctgtaaccattctcacaatcctctgcatatgccgctcctgtatttttcttggcctgccagatctgggttttacagcaactgtgcctgtggccttccatttcctgattatattccttacaattgaaactgacagtttaaacctctgagatagctttttgtagtctttccctaaaccatgatactgaacaatctttgttttcagatcttttgggagttgctttgaggatcccatgctgtcactcttcagaggagagtcaaacagaagcacattggccaccttaaagtctTTTTCTCATTATTGGAAAAACTGGcatatgaagttcaaggcttaacaagctaatccaaccaatttgttgttgccagtaatcaggGGGAGGGAAAGTGGAAGCCTTCCAGGCTaccaagaaaaaatataatacgtttaaatacaatggaagtgcaactgatttatcctattaatcaatgcacattccctggtcccctgtctcacaaataattcaatatatatatatgcaagtgcatgtgtgtataaagacaagagtttttagttacaaagttatgatcataaaattggtaagccaccataccatgtcaaggtaaaccccatacggtggtccctaactgtttactTCTGGTCAATAGTATAAAAGCAGTAGTCCTTGGGATCAGTGTCTCCTGACCTTGAGTTTAGTTTTAATGAGAGGGCTACATCCTCCCACTAGCTGCTGTGGCTTTTAAAGGGAGATATTGtccaaaccaacacccatttttaaaggtatgg
Proteins encoded in this region:
- the LOC108708169 gene encoding protein PHTF1-like isoform X4, whose amino-acid sequence is MCDTDSNSHNFHTVAKDRTSFRPGIHQSNNEASDGDNNQFQLNGNGISEDLTSEDDMDAKNEMSSLQRSTEEASGDNGCTLTKRNLHSVAKKSTQEKFKKERQPSWESDSSVETEEEESVFSQASRSGKSGSSHSYSISHRDSESTRQGSETEDMIMDDLLHGPQCLSSYESDSDDILSQSCNGGNRKASTKDVFQLNQLFWLQDTSPTSQKVSALIWEREEFKKIDMSVLDISGIIMKQVSFYKHGLGYQMLGNLVTLCLAVFPFLFHLFHCRDVEQIISVSREELLTIFCGGPPTPIVLALSLINLVLRACLTWIFFFFMCVAERTYKQRFLIAKLFSHLTSARKALKYKIPHFRLNKIQNIKMWLSLRSYLKRRGPQRSVDVIVSSVYLVTLSIAFICCAQVLHGYTTFLNSVHNWEFLIWETTLLIFLLRLTSLGSETNKKYSNVSVLLTEEINLYLKMEKKPNKKEKLSLVNNVLKLSSKLIKEIDTPFRLYGLAVNPLIYNITRVVILSAVSGVVSDLLGFNIRLWKIKP